The Collimonas sp. PA-H2 genome contains a region encoding:
- a CDS encoding DNA cytosine methyltransferase — MTAYYNEHDKGAAQWLRNLITAGHIAAGDVDERDIRDVRPDDIRGYKQCHFFAGVGVWSYALRRAGWTDDRPVWTGSCPCQPFSAAGKGAGFDDERHLWPAWYHLIGQCKPAIVFGEQVASKDADVWIDLVHDDMEALGYAFGAIPFPSAGVGAPHIRDRLYWLGNSSRTGLERYAGNGRPTRRQGSSRPVAATGVSVRLADHGLLERPNASRGKCDTGKAFGRIEDTGSASGLRSTGRLANSNDERHHGGRIDGHESCKGRGRIYVEGFTGDVELPGPTNGYWSAADWLGCRDGKFRPVEPGTFPLAYGTSSRVGRMRADQERLAALLPRKDQGSRVGRLKGYGNAINAEAAKAFIEAVMD; from the coding sequence ATGACAGCCTACTACAACGAACATGACAAAGGCGCGGCCCAATGGCTGCGCAATTTAATAACTGCCGGCCATATCGCTGCCGGTGACGTAGATGAAAGAGATATAAGAGATGTACGACCAGACGACATTCGCGGATACAAACAATGCCATTTCTTCGCCGGCGTCGGCGTATGGTCGTATGCCCTTCGACGCGCTGGATGGACTGACGACCGACCTGTTTGGACCGGTTCCTGTCCGTGCCAACCTTTCAGCGCGGCAGGCAAAGGTGCTGGCTTTGATGACGAGCGGCACCTCTGGCCAGCCTGGTATCACCTCATCGGCCAGTGCAAACCTGCAATCGTCTTTGGAGAGCAGGTTGCGAGCAAAGACGCAGATGTTTGGATCGACCTTGTACACGATGACATGGAAGCCTTGGGTTACGCCTTCGGGGCGATCCCGTTTCCGTCTGCGGGCGTCGGTGCGCCGCACATCCGTGACCGCCTTTATTGGTTGGGTAACTCCAGCCGCACGGGATTGGAAAGATACGCCGGGAATGGTCGCCCAACGCGACGGCAAGGATCGAGCCGACCAGTTGCCGCGACAGGCGTATCTGTGCGGTTGGCCGACCACGGGTTGCTCGAACGACCGAACGCCAGTCGCGGAAAATGTGACACAGGGAAAGCGTTCGGACGGATCGAAGATACAGGTTCGGCTTCAGGATTGCGCAGCACTGGCCGGCTGGCCAACTCCAACGACGAGCGACACCACGGGGGCAGAATCGATGGCCACGAAAGCTGCAAGGGGCGCGGGCGGATTTATGTTGAGGGATTTACCGGCGATGTTGAACTACCCGGCCCGACTAACGGCTACTGGAGTGCTGCTGACTGGCTCGGATGCCGGGACGGAAAATTCCGGCCAGTTGAACCCGGCACATTCCCGCTGGCTTATGGGACTTCCAGTCGCGTGGGACGAATGCGCGCCGATCAAGAGCGCCTCGCCGCGCTACTCCCGCGAAAAGACCAAGGTAGTCGCGTCGGCAGGCTCAAAGGCTACGGCAACGCGATCAACGCGGAAGCCGCCAAAGCATTCATCGAAGCTGTAATGGATTGA
- a CDS encoding TonB-dependent receptor produces MSQSLRLAFFTGGVAMGVGMMAPAVHAQETNDDKPMGRVEITGSNIKRTQQEGPASTQILTRKDIQQSGKTSVADVVRSLSADNNGSISGSFTNGFAGSASGVSLRGLSVNSTLVLINGRRTAPYGLGDDGQRSFVDLNSIPLGAVDRIEVLKDGASAIYGSDAIAGVVNIILRETFEGKTISGSLGTSGHGDGTLRSVSGTFGFGNLEEDKYNYFFSIDAKQSNAIWQKDRPEYLGQADARPWGGRDQRGGATTSSNTGGSSFVGTVRPVNASGGTIAGRGIQNLPGCANIDTGTSINSGGGCLWDPIQGGYQAVQPETQNINLYGRGTLKISNAMQAYTELGLFNSQAKTLNTPSALTSTGFDLVNNRVVNTNTGPDQLLLPIGHPDNPFANNRARPRWVDPNRPRTSDLDTTVTRLLVGVKGTSFGWDYDSGILYAQSKTDRVQNGYYRASALQTAMNNGSFRIGQAGVLNSAQTLGLVSPELKNSATTKLALWDFKGTREFGQLPGGPIGIAVGGELRHESTDSQATPFTDINDIVGLGYAAARSSRNISSLYTELALPVIKQLEFQLALRTDQYSDYGNSTTPKIGFKFTPIQQLAFRGTYAEGFRAPGPAESGDSAVSGFTTFTNDPVRCPATKLSADCQDGKNVGAVTVGNKNLKPEKSQSYSLGFILEPIKNTSISVDYWRIVRKNEITGSDPDAIISDPSRFPDATIVRGEPTSDFPGLVGPIQLVKAPYINAGQTRTSGVDIDLRSRFDLSTYGRLTAGLTVSQMFEFKRTTNGVTQNFVGTHGDKNLSGNGGTPRTRASASLAWDRGPFNVTTSLNYVSAIENKNETGGPCLNLDPGTGKALTNCRIASFTTVDMFGRWDVNKQWQVTAAVANLFDRLAPLDVQTYGRINYNPSLHQSGAVGRYFTVGARYTF; encoded by the coding sequence GGCGGCGTGGCAATGGGGGTCGGCATGATGGCGCCAGCCGTACATGCGCAGGAGACAAATGATGACAAACCGATGGGACGGGTTGAAATCACAGGTTCGAACATCAAACGGACACAACAGGAAGGACCAGCGTCGACGCAAATCTTGACACGCAAGGATATCCAGCAATCGGGCAAGACATCGGTAGCCGATGTCGTACGCAGCCTTTCCGCCGACAACAACGGCTCCATTAGCGGTTCATTCACCAATGGCTTTGCGGGCAGCGCTTCCGGTGTTTCCTTGCGTGGACTGTCCGTTAATTCGACGCTGGTGCTGATCAATGGCCGCCGCACTGCGCCTTACGGCCTGGGCGATGACGGCCAGCGCAGCTTTGTCGACTTGAATTCGATCCCGCTCGGCGCGGTAGATCGCATCGAGGTGCTGAAGGATGGCGCTTCCGCGATCTACGGTTCGGATGCGATCGCCGGCGTGGTCAACATTATCTTGCGCGAAACCTTTGAAGGCAAGACCATCTCCGGTTCGCTGGGCACTTCTGGCCATGGCGACGGCACCTTGCGTAGCGTATCGGGTACTTTCGGTTTCGGTAACCTGGAAGAGGACAAGTACAACTATTTCTTCAGCATCGACGCCAAGCAGAGCAATGCGATCTGGCAGAAAGATCGTCCGGAATATCTCGGACAAGCAGACGCCCGTCCATGGGGCGGCCGCGACCAGCGCGGCGGAGCTACCACCAGCAGCAATACCGGCGGCAGCAGTTTCGTCGGTACCGTGCGTCCGGTGAATGCCAGCGGCGGCACCATTGCCGGACGCGGGATCCAGAACCTCCCGGGCTGCGCCAACATCGACACCGGTACTTCCATCAATTCCGGCGGCGGCTGCCTGTGGGATCCGATCCAGGGCGGCTATCAGGCGGTGCAGCCGGAAACCCAGAATATCAACCTGTATGGCCGCGGCACCCTGAAGATCAGCAATGCCATGCAAGCCTATACGGAACTTGGCTTGTTCAACTCACAGGCCAAGACACTCAATACGCCGTCCGCCCTGACCAGCACCGGTTTCGACCTGGTCAATAACCGCGTGGTTAACACCAACACCGGTCCGGACCAGCTACTGCTGCCTATCGGTCATCCGGACAATCCGTTTGCCAACAACCGTGCCCGTCCGCGCTGGGTAGATCCGAATCGTCCACGTACTTCGGACCTCGACACTACCGTTACGCGCTTGCTGGTGGGCGTAAAGGGAACATCTTTCGGCTGGGATTACGACAGCGGCATCCTGTACGCACAAAGTAAAACCGATCGCGTCCAGAACGGCTATTACCGCGCCAGCGCATTGCAGACAGCGATGAACAACGGTTCCTTCCGCATCGGCCAGGCCGGTGTATTGAACAGTGCGCAGACGCTGGGTCTGGTTTCTCCGGAGCTGAAAAATTCGGCGACTACCAAGCTTGCTTTATGGGACTTCAAGGGCACGCGTGAATTCGGCCAGTTGCCTGGCGGTCCTATCGGCATCGCGGTCGGCGGCGAATTGCGCCATGAATCCACCGACAGCCAGGCCACGCCGTTTACTGATATTAATGATATCGTCGGCCTGGGTTACGCGGCGGCCAGATCTTCCCGCAATATCAGCTCTTTGTATACGGAGTTGGCCTTGCCGGTGATTAAGCAATTGGAATTCCAGCTCGCCTTGCGCACCGACCAGTATTCTGATTACGGCAATTCCACCACGCCGAAGATCGGATTCAAGTTCACGCCTATCCAGCAGCTGGCTTTCCGCGGTACCTATGCGGAAGGCTTTCGTGCGCCGGGTCCGGCGGAAAGCGGCGACAGTGCGGTTTCCGGTTTCACGACCTTCACGAATGATCCGGTGCGCTGCCCAGCCACCAAACTTTCGGCGGACTGCCAGGATGGCAAGAACGTCGGCGCGGTGACTGTCGGCAACAAGAATCTGAAGCCGGAAAAGTCGCAAAGTTACAGCCTGGGCTTCATCCTGGAGCCGATCAAGAACACCAGCATTTCGGTGGATTACTGGCGTATTGTCCGTAAGAACGAGATTACCGGTTCTGATCCAGATGCCATCATTTCCGATCCTTCGCGCTTCCCGGATGCGACCATCGTGCGTGGCGAGCCGACTTCGGATTTCCCCGGCCTGGTCGGTCCTATCCAGCTGGTCAAAGCGCCTTATATCAATGCAGGTCAAACCCGCACCAGTGGCGTCGACATTGATTTGCGCAGCCGCTTCGATTTGAGTACCTACGGGCGCCTGACTGCCGGCCTGACAGTCTCGCAAATGTTTGAATTCAAGCGCACTACCAATGGTGTGACGCAGAATTTCGTTGGTACCCATGGCGATAAAAACCTGTCTGGCAACGGCGGCACACCGCGTACACGGGCCTCGGCGTCGCTGGCCTGGGATCGTGGTCCGTTCAATGTGACTACGTCGCTCAACTATGTCAGCGCGATTGAAAACAAGAACGAAACCGGTGGTCCCTGTCTGAACCTCGATCCGGGTACGGGCAAAGCCTTGACCAATTGCCGCATTGCGTCGTTCACGACAGTCGACATGTTCGGCCGCTGGGATGTGAACAAGCAATGGCAAGTAACGGCAGCGGTCGCCAACCTGTTTGACCGCCTGGCGCCGCTGGACGTGCAAACCTACGGCCGCATCAACTACAACCCGTCGCTGCATCAGTCCGGCGCGGTGGGGCGTTACTTCACAGTGGGTGCTCGCTACACTTTCTAA
- a CDS encoding IPT/TIG domain-containing protein, producing the protein MQNHRTLIALALLGMTLSQSGCGGGGGSSDSTASTPNSIASPTPAATVSIAAVSAPSASAGAILTVTGSGFQKVTAVSIGGVAVTFSIVSDSQIAITVPTVSVNGVITLSGPGFSVQSSTTFVSSLPAPLVTSVSSSKVAVGANFTIQGKNLNLASAYQIAGTNLAIVSSSSSAVTLTMPAQPISGALTLIVNGAPVNTFYQLHSYRPASIVAVLPQLGIVGSSVTINGSGLAAATNIRFANGTVASVTTASSSAVTFVVPPGAASGPLTVIDPNQEVVSASAFTVVPTVTATALQTASSGGTVVLTVTGTNLSSVTAATVGNVTATIVSSSSTQLVLSVALGSSGTLTLNAPGQAAINAGTIDSTGNVGLWISGVDFVHVFDKSASDLTLRLTPGRPALVRATVLAPAAGAKSPLVNLSATSKTGVALGTLAMNGPANLPTAKDDYNLNSTFNVVMPASWVQPGVKVSIKVAAGASNSPASQDVSPVVGAPTSMRVVLVPLTVGGATGVLPPTLSDVQKALARVYPYANGNIVVQSHAPLTISGASSTTSMSWSSALSQLESTRETEDPNAFYYGFVPMYSPIPGSFVAGLGYVGNRASGGSSPVAAIGLDWTSSAGQGDPFNNNWPQWQAIMVHEMGHNHSLSHAPCGNAGNPDPAFPNSTADLSSLAVYNSLYDSDTQPGTLSAPLTPSNTQMKDVMGYCGGTWFSDFSYVRAQQFAESRTTAIPQPLVLSSGASVATAPDGYLTIAGEITAQGVLLHPASASATKLRIDTATAKSAYALRVLTVSGQTYTLPFEPVSVADTTDKTSHFWVSLPNPGEIATVDVLHNGQPQTMRQPGQVQRAKAASTAAGNAQAMASSVGWNVQNGQLSVTWNAALEPFLSLMYIAPSGAKTVLGNGLQNGSATFDIKALPSGGRFDLSLSSAMQARLVSFPH; encoded by the coding sequence ATGCAAAATCATAGAACTCTTATCGCTCTCGCGTTGCTCGGCATGACGCTGAGCCAGTCCGGCTGCGGTGGCGGCGGTGGATCAAGCGACAGCACGGCATCTACGCCAAACTCGATTGCCTCCCCAACACCGGCTGCAACCGTGAGTATTGCAGCAGTGTCGGCCCCTAGCGCGTCCGCCGGCGCAATCCTTACTGTCACCGGCAGCGGCTTTCAAAAAGTGACGGCGGTCAGCATCGGCGGCGTTGCAGTCACCTTCTCCATCGTCAGCGATAGCCAGATCGCGATTACCGTCCCGACCGTCTCCGTGAATGGCGTGATCACCCTGTCCGGCCCGGGATTTTCGGTGCAATCGTCGACCACCTTTGTTTCCAGCCTGCCGGCGCCGCTGGTCACCAGCGTCTCCTCCAGCAAAGTGGCGGTCGGCGCCAACTTCACGATCCAGGGCAAGAACCTGAATCTGGCCAGCGCTTATCAGATCGCCGGCACCAATCTGGCGATAGTCAGCAGCTCCAGCAGCGCTGTAACGCTGACCATGCCGGCGCAGCCGATTTCCGGCGCCCTGACGCTGATCGTCAACGGCGCTCCGGTCAATACTTTCTATCAGCTCCACAGCTATCGTCCAGCGTCGATTGTTGCCGTGCTGCCGCAGCTCGGCATCGTCGGCAGCAGCGTGACAATCAATGGCAGCGGCCTGGCGGCAGCAACGAATATCCGCTTTGCGAATGGCACGGTGGCCTCGGTAACCACAGCTTCCAGCAGCGCAGTCACCTTCGTCGTGCCGCCGGGCGCGGCATCGGGTCCGTTGACAGTGATAGATCCCAACCAGGAAGTGGTCAGCGCCAGCGCGTTTACCGTCGTGCCGACAGTCACCGCGACCGCCCTGCAAACCGCCAGCAGCGGCGGCACAGTGGTATTGACCGTAACAGGAACCAATCTGAGCAGCGTCACCGCGGCCACCGTCGGCAATGTCACCGCCACCATCGTCAGCAGCAGCAGCACGCAACTGGTATTGAGCGTTGCCTTGGGAAGCAGCGGCACGCTGACATTGAATGCTCCCGGCCAGGCGGCCATCAATGCCGGCACGATCGACAGCACCGGCAACGTCGGTTTGTGGATCAGCGGCGTCGACTTTGTGCATGTATTCGATAAAAGCGCCAGCGACCTGACGCTGCGCCTCACTCCGGGCCGCCCTGCCCTGGTGCGGGCAACCGTGCTGGCGCCGGCTGCAGGCGCCAAAAGCCCGTTGGTGAATCTGTCAGCCACCAGCAAGACTGGCGTGGCACTTGGCACGCTGGCGATGAACGGCCCGGCCAACCTGCCTACCGCAAAAGACGACTACAACCTGAACAGCACTTTCAATGTCGTCATGCCCGCATCCTGGGTACAGCCTGGCGTCAAAGTGAGCATCAAAGTGGCAGCAGGCGCCAGCAATAGCCCAGCCAGCCAGGATGTATCGCCAGTGGTCGGCGCGCCGACCAGCATGCGCGTGGTGTTGGTGCCGCTGACAGTCGGCGGTGCTACCGGAGTCCTGCCTCCAACGCTGTCGGACGTGCAAAAAGCCCTGGCGCGGGTCTACCCTTACGCCAATGGCAATATCGTCGTGCAGAGCCACGCGCCTTTGACCATCAGCGGCGCCAGCAGCACCACGTCGATGAGCTGGTCGTCCGCACTGAGCCAGCTGGAAAGCACGCGCGAAACCGAAGATCCGAACGCGTTCTACTATGGCTTTGTGCCGATGTACTCGCCGATCCCTGGCTCATTCGTCGCCGGCCTTGGCTATGTGGGCAACCGCGCCAGCGGCGGCAGCTCTCCGGTCGCGGCGATTGGCCTGGACTGGACCAGCAGCGCCGGCCAGGGCGATCCGTTCAACAATAACTGGCCGCAATGGCAAGCCATCATGGTGCATGAGATGGGCCACAACCATTCCCTGAGCCACGCCCCCTGCGGCAACGCTGGGAACCCGGATCCGGCTTTTCCCAACAGCACCGCCGACCTGAGCTCGCTGGCGGTCTACAACAGCCTGTATGACAGCGACACTCAGCCAGGCACGCTCAGCGCGCCGCTCACACCAAGCAACACGCAGATGAAAGATGTCATGGGTTACTGCGGCGGCACCTGGTTCTCCGATTTCAGCTACGTCCGGGCGCAGCAGTTCGCCGAGTCGCGCACCACTGCGATTCCACAGCCGCTGGTGCTCAGCTCCGGCGCCAGCGTGGCCACCGCGCCGGACGGTTACCTGACCATCGCCGGCGAGATCACCGCGCAAGGCGTGCTGCTGCATCCGGCATCGGCGTCGGCGACCAAATTGCGCATCGATACCGCGACCGCCAAATCGGCCTATGCGCTGCGGGTGCTTACCGTGTCGGGCCAGACCTACACCTTGCCGTTTGAACCGGTCAGCGTCGCCGACACCACCGACAAAACCAGCCATTTCTGGGTCAGCTTGCCGAACCCGGGCGAAATCGCCACTGTCGACGTGCTGCACAACGGTCAGCCGCAAACCATGCGCCAGCCCGGCCAGGTACAACGCGCGAAGGCAGCCAGCACTGCTGCCGGCAACGCCCAGGCAATGGCGTCTTCAGTTGGCTGGAATGTCCAGAACGGCCAATTGAGCGTCACCTGGAATGCTGCTTTGGAACCATTCCTGTCGTTGATGTATATCGCGCCGAGCGGCGCTAAAACCGTGCTCGGCAACGGCTTGCAAAACGGCAGCGCGACGTTTGATATCAAGGCCTTGCCAAGCGGCGGCCGCTTTGACCTGAGCTTGTCTTCGGCAATGCAGGCACGCCTGGTCAGCTTCCCTCACTGA
- a CDS encoding replication endonuclease: MSYRFYSAESITGLPKRMGRALRDLFARDGYEKHEHKVDVIDEIWSADHFVLPPDAPDEALYRAADTAARTCYQFCADLQSLDAIVSAIREHCDRHGVAAPAGKEEAEIIRRALDKAWWLRGIRKAHARRCEHMAIRLGFTHFKAGAYVSNETAYRQQRRNKQNAKLLASIEIQNENGQIYSLEALAALGTANKSIRHNELMTRIRGFEEIAFDLGHVGIFATITAPSKYHAVLSKNGEPNPKYKAFGEPTPRDAQAYLCDVWKKIRSKLHRDGIHAYGFRIAEPHHDGCPHWHMLMFVAPEHLERYEKVMTAYAMREDGDERGAKKNRVKLVRIEAGKGTAAGYIIKYVTKSTDGKNLDEHHVIEDGQKHILVEDLVGDELIKPSQRVCYWAQTWGIRQFQQVGGAPVGPWRELRRVKSESILHAPDAVKDAWQAAQSIKATEINVVDGKRVKTVKTIKQASYRDYLLAQGGPTVGRKGLVKIATRSTVVEGKYATYEMDKPCGIYHAWNPHAVYESVRYQWTVVGAAKAVAFDVPWTGVNNCTKKSKKKISTSVLSSEEIAATAVRLAAFIEKNPQPAYQPTDWSAIDKKSKDLERETDKFATAMNTQCEDTRRQEVAAYEKNDMAARKRLVTTWAALGACPYPRIFITESDL; the protein is encoded by the coding sequence ATGAGCTACCGCTTCTATTCCGCCGAGAGTATTACCGGTTTGCCGAAGCGCATGGGTCGCGCCCTGCGCGATCTGTTCGCCCGCGACGGTTACGAAAAGCACGAGCACAAGGTCGATGTCATTGACGAGATCTGGTCGGCCGACCATTTCGTATTGCCGCCCGATGCGCCCGATGAGGCGCTGTATCGTGCCGCCGACACTGCCGCCCGTACCTGTTACCAGTTCTGTGCCGACCTGCAATCGCTGGATGCGATTGTGTCAGCCATTCGTGAACACTGCGACCGCCATGGCGTCGCCGCGCCAGCAGGTAAGGAAGAAGCCGAAATCATCCGCCGGGCGCTGGACAAGGCTTGGTGGCTGCGTGGCATCCGCAAGGCCCATGCGCGCCGCTGCGAACATATGGCGATCCGCCTGGGTTTTACGCATTTCAAGGCAGGTGCTTATGTCAGCAACGAAACTGCCTATCGCCAGCAGCGCCGTAATAAGCAGAATGCCAAGCTGCTGGCGTCCATAGAAATACAGAACGAAAACGGCCAGATCTATAGCCTGGAAGCGTTAGCCGCCCTCGGTACGGCGAATAAATCCATTCGGCACAACGAATTGATGACACGGATTCGGGGCTTTGAAGAAATCGCCTTCGACCTAGGTCATGTCGGTATCTTTGCCACGATCACCGCCCCGAGTAAATATCATGCGGTCCTGAGCAAGAACGGCGAACCTAACCCGAAATACAAGGCATTTGGCGAACCCACGCCGCGCGATGCGCAAGCCTATCTGTGCGACGTCTGGAAAAAAATACGTTCCAAGCTGCACCGTGACGGCATCCACGCCTATGGCTTTCGTATTGCTGAACCGCACCATGATGGCTGTCCGCATTGGCACATGCTGATGTTCGTCGCGCCCGAACACCTGGAGCGGTACGAGAAAGTCATGACGGCTTACGCCATGCGCGAAGACGGCGACGAACGCGGGGCGAAGAAGAACCGGGTTAAGTTGGTCCGTATTGAAGCCGGCAAGGGTACAGCTGCGGGCTACATCATCAAGTATGTCACCAAGAGCACCGATGGCAAGAATCTGGACGAACACCATGTCATCGAAGACGGGCAAAAGCATATCCTGGTGGAAGACCTGGTCGGCGACGAACTGATTAAGCCGAGTCAGAGAGTTTGCTATTGGGCGCAGACCTGGGGCATCCGGCAGTTTCAACAAGTCGGCGGCGCGCCTGTCGGTCCCTGGCGCGAATTACGGCGTGTCAAAAGCGAAAGCATCCTGCATGCGCCGGATGCCGTCAAAGATGCCTGGCAGGCCGCGCAGAGCATCAAGGCCACTGAAATCAATGTGGTCGATGGCAAGCGTGTCAAAACCGTCAAGACCATCAAGCAAGCCTCCTACCGCGATTACCTGTTGGCCCAGGGCGGCCCTACGGTCGGGCGCAAGGGTCTCGTCAAGATCGCCACGCGCAGCACCGTGGTCGAAGGCAAGTACGCCACTTATGAGATGGACAAACCGTGCGGGATTTATCACGCATGGAATCCGCACGCCGTGTACGAATCGGTCCGTTATCAGTGGACGGTCGTCGGCGCCGCCAAAGCTGTGGCTTTTGACGTACCTTGGACTGGTGTAAATAACTGTACGAAAAAATCAAAAAAGAAAATTTCCACTTCGGTTTTATCGTCGGAAGAAATAGCAGCAACGGCAGTTCGGCTTGCTGCTTTTATCGAAAAAAATCCCCAGCCGGCCTATCAGCCGACCGACTGGTCGGCGATAGATAAAAAATCGAAAGACCTTGAACGGGAAACCGACAAATTTGCCACTGCGATGAATACGCAGTGTGAAGACACGCGCCGGCAGGAAGTGGCCGCGTATGAAAAAAACGACATGGCGGCACGCAAGCGCCTTGTCACGACCTGGGCCGCTCTCGGCGCTTGTCCTTACCCACGAATTTTTATTACTGAAAGCGACTTATGA
- a CDS encoding replication endonuclease: MTTTSYLKAQLRKQAVLRIEKFATDQGDVGVFATITAPSRYHPVAGKSDGINQTHVAFGKPTPADAQRYLRNVWGRIRSRLHREGISIRGVRFTEQHQDRCPQWHMLMFVAPENQARYEAVVAASAIIGGSNDDQGKFKLLHMEAGKSTAAGYIAKYIAKDINGDNVNFHYAPTYIRTGIAAN, from the coding sequence ATGACCACAACATCTTACTTAAAAGCACAACTGCGCAAACAGGCTGTATTGCGCATAGAGAAATTCGCCACCGATCAGGGCGATGTAGGCGTCTTTGCCACGATCACGGCACCGAGCAGATATCACCCGGTCGCTGGCAAGAGTGACGGCATCAATCAGACACATGTTGCTTTCGGCAAGCCCACACCCGCCGATGCCCAGCGCTACCTGCGTAATGTATGGGGACGAATTCGATCCAGATTGCATCGTGAAGGCATTAGCATTCGCGGCGTGCGATTTACTGAACAACATCAGGATCGCTGTCCGCAATGGCACATGCTGATGTTTGTAGCGCCGGAAAATCAAGCCCGCTACGAAGCTGTCGTCGCTGCTTCAGCAATTATTGGCGGCAGTAACGACGACCAGGGGAAATTCAAACTGCTGCACATGGAAGCCGGAAAATCTACTGCAGCAGGATATATCGCCAAATATATTGCTAAGGACATTAATGGAGATAACGTGAATTTCCACTACGCTCCTACCTACATTCGCACCGGCATCGCTGCAAACTAA
- a CDS encoding tyrosine-type recombinase/integrase, whose protein sequence is MGRIPSKNKNLPPHMRARTQRSGRTFYYYDTGAKPRVEIPLGDDYVLAVKKWSELESEKSTRFAKLVTFRYVAERYMREIIPTKAPRTQRDNLIELEFLFAFFDEPPAPIAEIEPVHIRHYMDWRVKKSVAQLHEKNRIRTEKNLPPLEITGKEGQVRANREKALFSHIFNMARNWGLTTAQNPCAGITGYSEIGRDIYVEDIEYKKVWEAADQPTRDAMDLAYLTGQRPSDTLGYDETDIRDGFLIVQQGKTRKKLRITITGELAILIERILARKRSYESKVVFTQLIVNERGGRLTLHALQQRFDKARELAGVDKSTFQFRDLRAKAGTDKTDSSGDIRQAQKQLGHRSLTMTETYVRNRKGDKVGPTK, encoded by the coding sequence ATGGGCAGAATCCCAAGTAAAAACAAAAATCTTCCACCTCATATGCGCGCACGTACACAGCGTAGTGGTCGGACTTTTTATTATTACGATACTGGCGCCAAGCCACGCGTGGAAATCCCTTTGGGCGATGACTATGTACTCGCGGTTAAGAAGTGGTCAGAATTGGAATCTGAAAAAAGCACTCGATTCGCAAAACTCGTCACTTTTCGATATGTCGCTGAGCGTTATATGCGTGAGATTATTCCGACCAAAGCACCGAGAACACAGCGTGACAATTTAATTGAGCTGGAATTTCTGTTTGCTTTCTTTGATGAACCACCCGCCCCAATTGCTGAGATAGAACCTGTGCATATCCGCCATTACATGGATTGGCGAGTAAAAAAATCTGTGGCACAGCTTCACGAGAAAAATAGGATTCGGACGGAAAAAAATTTGCCACCATTGGAAATTACAGGTAAAGAAGGACAGGTACGAGCGAATAGAGAAAAGGCATTGTTTTCTCACATTTTTAATATGGCACGAAATTGGGGATTAACGACTGCACAAAATCCCTGCGCAGGTATTACTGGTTATTCCGAAATAGGAAGAGACATTTATGTTGAGGACATTGAATATAAGAAGGTATGGGAAGCAGCAGATCAGCCAACACGGGACGCGATGGATTTGGCTTATTTAACCGGCCAGCGCCCTTCTGATACATTGGGTTATGACGAAACTGATATCCGAGATGGCTTTCTCATTGTCCAACAAGGGAAAACCAGAAAGAAACTCCGTATTACTATCACTGGAGAATTGGCAATATTAATCGAACGGATTTTGGCAAGAAAACGCTCCTATGAAAGTAAAGTCGTTTTTACTCAACTCATAGTTAACGAACGGGGCGGTCGACTCACACTTCATGCGTTACAACAGCGCTTCGATAAAGCACGTGAGCTTGCCGGTGTAGATAAATCCACTTTTCAGTTTCGTGATCTGCGCGCCAAGGCCGGAACCGACAAAACAGACAGTAGCGGGGACATTCGTCAGGCACAAAAACAGCTTGGGCACCGCAGCTTAACGATGACTGAAACCTATGTGCGAAATCGCAAGGGCGATAAGGTCGGACCTACAAAGTAG
- a CDS encoding ogr/Delta-like zinc finger family protein encodes MRVISIPCPHCHHRVRAAKSRTMSDMMKEITYMCQNPACGHVFVASLEVLRTLSMSAIPNPDVRIHVSQHVRNACANQLALTL; translated from the coding sequence ATGAGAGTTATCAGCATTCCTTGTCCACACTGCCATCATCGTGTGCGCGCCGCGAAGAGCCGCACCATGTCAGACATGATGAAAGAGATCACCTACATGTGCCAAAACCCCGCTTGCGGTCACGTTTTCGTTGCAAGTCTGGAAGTGCTGCGTACCTTGTCGATGTCGGCTATCCCGAATCCTGATGTACGTATCCACGTGTCGCAGCATGTTCGCAATGCCTGCGCTAATCAATTAGCGCTGACCCTGTGA